From one Acidibrevibacterium fodinaquatile genomic stretch:
- a CDS encoding MerC domain-containing protein, which yields MLNENTQMEQTVSVSRSRWLAPVGTAMAMLACYGVSAAIGVLSLIGISVALPFRAPLIILFSGIAAASLAGSYKRHHSRPAVVLGLIGFILIAASKFLPSSLNAEALGIEGAGFICMVVGNILAFRARRQVGLSCRVPRAVRT from the coding sequence ATGCTGAACGAGAACACACAAATGGAGCAAACTGTCAGTGTCAGCCGCAGTAGATGGCTGGCGCCGGTCGGTACGGCAATGGCGATGCTCGCATGCTATGGAGTGTCCGCTGCGATAGGAGTCTTGTCCCTGATCGGAATTAGCGTCGCGCTCCCATTTCGGGCGCCGCTCATCATTCTATTTTCTGGAATTGCGGCGGCCAGCCTGGCTGGTTCCTATAAGCGACACCACAGCCGCCCGGCTGTCGTCCTCGGTCTGATCGGATTCATCTTGATTGCTGCAAGCAAATTCCTTCCGTCAAGCCTGAACGCCGAAGCGCTCGGTATCGAAGGGGCAGGTTTCATATGCATGGTGGTCGGAAACATTCTGGCATTCCGGGCACGGCGGCAGGTAGGTTTGTCCTGTCGTGTTCCGCGTGCAGTGAGAACGTAG
- a CDS encoding DsrE/DsrF/TusD sulfur relay family protein, with protein sequence MKVLFILNDPPYGTERCYNALRLANALPKHDPAAEVTVFLMADAVSCGRKGQKTPDGYYNIERMLKRFAAGKHRLLLCGTCMDARGLSEADLIEGACRSTMEELTLATIAADKVFVF encoded by the coding sequence ATGAAAGTCCTGTTTATCCTGAACGATCCGCCGTACGGTACGGAGCGCTGCTACAATGCGCTCAGGCTCGCCAATGCGCTGCCGAAGCATGATCCGGCGGCGGAGGTTACAGTATTCCTCATGGCCGATGCCGTCTCCTGCGGCAGGAAGGGCCAGAAAACGCCCGACGGCTATTACAATATCGAGCGCATGCTGAAACGTTTTGCCGCGGGGAAGCACAGGCTTCTTCTGTGTGGAACCTGCATGGATGCGCGCGGGCTGAGCGAGGCGGATCTGATTGAAGGCGCATGCCGCAGTACTATGGAAGAGCTGACTCTGGCGACGATAGCCGCCGACAAGGTTTTCGTGTTTTGA
- a CDS encoding SHOCT domain-containing protein produces MIFGPLFMILVLAAVIVVAVLAVRWLGGPWQAAGPPPLPPASRTALDILNERFARGEIDQAEYEAKRRLVSHG; encoded by the coding sequence ATGATCTTCGGACCCTTGTTCATGATCCTGGTGCTTGCCGCGGTGATCGTGGTCGCCGTCCTTGCCGTCCGATGGCTCGGTGGCCCCTGGCAGGCTGCCGGGCCGCCGCCCCTTCCGCCAGCGAGCCGGACCGCGCTCGACATCCTCAATGAACGCTTCGCGCGCGGCGAAATCGACCAGGCCGAATACGAGGCCAAGCGGCGCCTAGTCTCTCATGGCTGA
- a CDS encoding sulfocyanin-like copper-binding protein, translating to MYGKLAALLTMTALATGIAAAAFADNTAATNPPPQTPGPMQGQGMMGGQGMMGGQGSGQPASPMMGGGTGMMGMMMEMMMGGTMMGQGGAQDGSPHNGSPMMGNGTNMMDMMTGMMRGGPGGAMGVALANAPGPRVPQSAEKTLATAVPAGATVDRAGNAIAFSTDQVRFTMLADSDDSAGDNRMFFEIAGLRNPTITVPAGATVTVQFVNADDDEAHMLAFSKTSAPIPFMAMMNARPAFAGAESPALGDPTAAGLHSATFTFVASEPGGYAYLCLIAGHAQQGMLGRFVVARAAP from the coding sequence ATGTACGGAAAACTCGCCGCACTGCTGACGATGACGGCCCTGGCGACCGGCATTGCCGCCGCTGCCTTTGCCGACAACACTGCCGCCACCAACCCGCCGCCGCAGACACCGGGTCCGATGCAGGGCCAGGGCATGATGGGCGGCCAGGGCATGATGGGCGGTCAGGGCAGCGGACAGCCCGCCTCACCGATGATGGGCGGCGGCACTGGCATGATGGGAATGATGATGGAGATGATGATGGGCGGGACCATGATGGGTCAGGGAGGTGCCCAGGACGGTTCGCCCCATAACGGTTCGCCCATGATGGGCAATGGGACGAACATGATGGACATGATGACGGGAATGATGCGCGGTGGTCCCGGAGGGGCGATGGGCGTGGCGCTCGCCAACGCGCCGGGTCCACGAGTGCCGCAGAGCGCGGAGAAGACGCTGGCGACCGCTGTTCCCGCCGGTGCGACCGTGGACCGCGCCGGCAATGCGATCGCCTTCAGCACCGACCAGGTGCGCTTCACGATGCTCGCCGATTCAGATGACAGCGCTGGCGACAATCGCATGTTCTTCGAGATCGCGGGTCTCAGGAATCCCACCATCACCGTGCCCGCGGGCGCGACGGTCACGGTGCAGTTCGTCAACGCCGATGACGACGAGGCGCATATGCTCGCCTTTTCCAAGACTTCGGCGCCGATTCCGTTCATGGCGATGATGAATGCCCGGCCCGCCTTCGCGGGCGCCGAAAGCCCGGCGCTCGGCGATCCCACGGCGGCTGGGCTGCATAGCGCTACCTTCACGTTCGTGGCGTCGGAACCCGGCGGCTACGCCTATCTCTGTCTCATCGCAGGCCATGCGCAGCAGGGGATGTTAGGCCGCTTCGTCGTCGCCAGGGCAGCACCCTGA
- a CDS encoding universal stress protein, whose amino-acid sequence MAIRDILVHLDLTPRSAIRLELAAELATRYRAHLIGLYAAHGPVPASDGQTGAAMMEETFRGVLGQQRLDGEWRLAEGSATEAVIRAGRSADLTILGQPDPQEHHAGLSEREFISVLRGIGRPVLAIPYAGAFTGIGERVLAVWDSAPESTRALNEALPLLGSAKAVQILVSNSRRQPDFDASRAGREILAHLARHGIDAKVGGFVMDKEIETGEALLSYAADFGADLMIAGASSAPVSAS is encoded by the coding sequence ATGGCCATCAGGGATATCCTCGTGCATCTTGACCTGACGCCACGCTCGGCGATCCGCCTTGAGCTGGCGGCGGAGTTGGCGACGCGGTATCGTGCGCACCTGATCGGTCTGTATGCGGCCCACGGGCCTGTGCCGGCTTCTGATGGACAAACCGGTGCGGCGATGATGGAAGAAACCTTCCGTGGTGTGCTCGGCCAACAGCGGCTGGACGGCGAGTGGCGGCTTGCAGAAGGTTCTGCCACTGAGGCTGTCATACGGGCCGGACGCAGTGCAGATCTGACTATCCTTGGGCAACCTGACCCTCAGGAGCACCATGCAGGGCTATCTGAGAGAGAGTTCATCAGCGTGCTTCGCGGCATCGGCCGGCCGGTCCTCGCGATTCCATACGCCGGCGCCTTCACCGGGATCGGAGAACGGGTATTGGCCGTGTGGGATAGCGCTCCCGAATCGACCCGCGCCCTGAATGAGGCGTTGCCGCTGCTTGGCAGTGCGAAGGCGGTGCAGATTCTCGTCAGCAATTCCAGGCGCCAGCCCGACTTCGACGCGAGCCGGGCAGGAAGAGAGATCCTTGCTCATCTTGCGCGTCACGGCATTGACGCCAAGGTAGGAGGCTTTGTCATGGATAAAGAGATCGAAACGGGAGAGGCACTGCTTTCGTACGCTGCGGACTTCGGTGCAGACCTGATGATTGCAGGTGCTTCATCAGCTCCCGTGTCCGCGAGTTGA
- a CDS encoding ArsR/SmtB family transcription factor translates to MSSATPKRAIFEQFAVVAQAIANGHRVELIELLAQGERSVEALAGLSGLRLTNASQHLQLLRRAGLVVARRSGKQVLYRLADRDVVDLLTAVRRTAERGIAEIDKIAQSYFHARDSLEPVSQKELVSRLRQGLVTLIDVRPAEEFAAGHIPGAVSIPLAELKHRLNELPADRTVIAYCRGPYCVFAFEAVATLRARGYDAHRLADGYPEWWAARRPVAAAVA, encoded by the coding sequence GTGTCAAGCGCCACTCCGAAGCGAGCCATCTTCGAACAATTTGCGGTCGTCGCGCAGGCGATCGCGAACGGCCATCGCGTGGAGCTGATCGAGCTTCTGGCACAAGGGGAGCGGAGCGTGGAGGCGTTGGCCGGTCTTTCCGGTCTCAGGCTCACGAACGCCTCCCAGCACTTGCAGCTCTTGCGCCGGGCCGGTCTTGTGGTCGCCAGACGCTCCGGCAAGCAGGTGCTGTATCGGCTGGCGGACCGCGATGTGGTGGACCTGCTGACGGCGGTACGGCGGACCGCCGAGCGCGGCATCGCAGAAATCGACAAGATTGCGCAGAGCTATTTCCATGCGCGGGACTCGCTTGAGCCGGTATCCCAGAAAGAACTTGTCAGCCGGCTTCGCCAGGGCCTGGTGACGCTGATCGACGTGCGGCCTGCCGAAGAATTTGCGGCAGGGCACATTCCCGGTGCGGTAAGCATCCCGCTCGCTGAGTTGAAACACCGCCTAAATGAATTGCCTGCCGACCGCACCGTCATCGCCTATTGTCGCGGTCCTTACTGTGTCTTCGCATTCGAGGCAGTCGCGACGCTGCGGGCTAGGGGTTACGACGCCCACCGGCTTGCGGACGGCTACCCCGAGTGGTGGGCCGCGCGGCGGCCGGTCGCGGCGGCGGTTGCGTGA
- a CDS encoding MBL fold metallo-hydrolase, whose product MILRQFLHTDPVAASYLFGCGGKAAGAVVDPVGEPGVYLREAEALGLQIRYVIDTHLHADHLSAGRALAEAAGAPYVLGPGADVAYPRKQAFDGEVLPLGNVEIEVVHTPGHTPEHICLLVRDRTRGEEPWFALTGHTLMVGDLGRTELATSAEDGARALFASVRRLRALPDYLEVLPGAFSGSVCGRGLSGKPTSTIGFEKRHNRAFGIEDEGAFVQAMLADIPPPPPQAAAVRAANSGFPSARDVLAAAQEKRA is encoded by the coding sequence ATGATCCTGCGCCAGTTTCTCCACACCGACCCGGTCGCCGCCTCCTACCTGTTCGGCTGCGGCGGCAAGGCGGCTGGCGCGGTGGTGGACCCTGTCGGCGAGCCGGGCGTCTATCTGCGGGAGGCCGAGGCGCTCGGGCTGCAGATCCGCTATGTGATCGACACGCATCTGCACGCCGACCATTTGTCCGCCGGCCGGGCGCTGGCCGAGGCCGCCGGCGCGCCCTACGTGCTCGGCCCCGGCGCGGACGTGGCCTACCCCCGCAAGCAGGCGTTCGACGGCGAGGTGCTGCCGCTCGGCAATGTCGAGATCGAGGTAGTCCACACGCCCGGGCACACGCCGGAGCATATCTGCCTGCTGGTGCGCGACCGCACGCGCGGGGAGGAACCGTGGTTCGCCCTTACCGGGCACACGCTGATGGTGGGCGATCTCGGCCGGACGGAGTTGGCCACCAGCGCCGAGGACGGGGCGCGGGCGCTGTTCGCCAGCGTCCGGCGGCTGCGTGCCCTGCCGGACTATCTGGAGGTGCTGCCCGGCGCCTTCTCCGGCTCGGTCTGCGGGCGTGGGCTGTCGGGCAAGCCCACTTCGACGATCGGCTTCGAGAAGCGCCACAACCGTGCCTTCGGCATCGAAGACGAGGGCGCGTTCGTGCAGGCCATGCTGGCCGACATCCCGCCGCCACCGCCGCAGGCCGCCGCCGTCCGTGCCGCCAATTCCGGCTTTCCGTCCGCGCGGGACGTTCTTGCTGCGGCGCAGGAGAAACGTGCATGA
- a CDS encoding OsmC family protein, whose amino-acid sequence MTDPQNTLTNGVDVGKLLATIDAIKANPELANFQFRAETEWKSGGHSRTRIQSFHGAGAEDTSRSKLFAVEADEPPVLLGSNAGPNAVEIVLAGLASCLAVGFAYNAAARGIRIDELTLGLAGNIDLHGFLGLSDKVRPGYRDIRVTCRVKSDASREQLMELCDYVQKTSPVLDIIRNPVSVSVMLEA is encoded by the coding sequence GTGACAGATCCCCAGAACACCCTGACCAACGGCGTCGATGTCGGCAAGCTGCTTGCCACCATCGATGCCATCAAAGCGAACCCCGAGCTGGCAAACTTTCAATTCCGTGCTGAGACTGAGTGGAAGAGCGGCGGGCATAGCCGTACCCGGATCCAGAGCTTCCATGGAGCGGGCGCGGAGGATACGAGCCGCAGCAAGCTATTCGCCGTGGAGGCCGACGAGCCTCCGGTGCTGCTCGGCAGCAATGCCGGTCCTAACGCGGTCGAAATCGTGCTCGCCGGGCTCGCCTCCTGCCTCGCGGTCGGGTTTGCCTACAACGCTGCCGCGCGGGGTATCCGGATTGACGAGTTGACCCTTGGCCTCGCCGGCAACATCGACCTACATGGCTTCCTCGGCTTGTCGGACAAGGTCCGGCCCGGGTACCGGGACATTCGGGTCACGTGTCGCGTGAAGAGTGACGCCTCACGCGAGCAACTCATGGAACTGTGCGATTACGTCCAGAAAACCTCACCCGTGCTGGACATCATCCGCAATCCCGTCAGCGTTTCCGTCATGCTCGAAGCATGA